One window of the Gimesia sp. genome contains the following:
- a CDS encoding PAS domain S-box protein: protein MDQTRPQDQTSLTSRLLSETFPEIQTPDFLEKLSDDSHQLLRKILSITPFIISAVDSQGIVTLSEGGGLTRLGFEPGEWVGKSIFAEFADDPDLIDLFQRTLHGEKQRHVRTVGEQTLDVEYTPLYNDQQEIAGFLSVAVDISEKVASQEELRRSEERFSTIFQVNPIAMCITEIDTGIFIEVNENFLTALQCTREEILGKSAFDIGFWPSKETRRQMIEQVKSEGTARELYFDFIIPNGTRLCTMLSAVQIYFRGETFLLSCVKDVTRERAALDELEKLNENLEARVAARTAELQQAHASLNEEYTKRNRLYRALQQTEARWRSLVTNAPDTILTLDIDGTILYLNHPLADRAMEEIIGSSIYQFLPAGDIQKARTILKQVFQTGKPQEMETEGVSSSGQKYIYSCRIGAMVSGGITIAAMVIATDITHQKLAEQELVRRRAELAHLSRLSTMGELAAELSHELNQPLAAINNYTNGCIRRIRSGITSLDDLIEPLEEMSRQAQRASETIKRLRRHVQKSEVEQKILDINLVIENSIALLQHEIQRNFISLQLELSPKPLRTIGDAIQLEQVLVNLLLNAIEAMSELPPEQRKLLIESDLHINDNLVICVTDSGIGLKKGEENSIFETFYTTKQKGLGVGLSISQTIVEAHGGKLYPRRNKQGTSFFIELPLVNGDKSGGG from the coding sequence GTGGATCAAACCAGACCTCAGGATCAAACCAGTCTGACCTCTCGTCTGCTGTCAGAGACATTCCCCGAAATTCAGACTCCCGATTTCCTGGAAAAACTTTCGGACGACAGCCATCAGCTGCTCCGTAAAATCCTCTCGATCACCCCTTTTATCATTTCAGCCGTCGATAGCCAGGGAATCGTCACCCTCTCCGAAGGGGGCGGGCTCACCAGGCTCGGTTTCGAACCCGGAGAATGGGTCGGCAAATCGATCTTCGCTGAATTCGCTGACGACCCGGATCTGATCGATCTGTTCCAGCGGACCTTGCACGGCGAAAAACAGCGCCATGTCAGAACAGTGGGTGAGCAGACCCTCGACGTGGAATACACGCCTCTCTATAACGACCAGCAGGAAATCGCCGGATTTCTCTCGGTCGCCGTCGATATCTCCGAGAAAGTGGCATCACAGGAAGAACTGCGGCGTTCCGAGGAACGTTTCAGTACCATCTTCCAGGTCAATCCGATCGCGATGTGCATTACGGAAATCGACACCGGTATCTTTATCGAAGTCAACGAGAACTTCCTGACGGCCCTGCAATGCACGCGGGAAGAGATCCTGGGAAAGAGCGCGTTCGATATCGGCTTCTGGCCCAGTAAAGAAACGCGTCGCCAGATGATCGAGCAGGTTAAAAGCGAAGGTACCGCCCGCGAGCTGTACTTCGATTTTATCATTCCCAACGGAACCCGGCTCTGCACCATGCTCTCAGCGGTCCAGATTTATTTCCGCGGCGAAACCTTTCTACTCTCCTGCGTGAAAGATGTGACCCGCGAACGGGCGGCCCTGGATGAACTCGAAAAACTCAATGAAAACCTGGAAGCCCGCGTCGCTGCACGCACCGCAGAACTCCAGCAGGCTCACGCCAGTCTCAATGAAGAATACACCAAACGCAATCGTCTCTATCGGGCACTGCAACAGACCGAGGCCCGCTGGCGTTCGCTCGTAACCAACGCCCCGGACACCATTCTCACCCTCGACATCGATGGCACAATCCTGTATCTCAACCATCCGCTCGCAGACCGGGCCATGGAAGAAATCATCGGATCCTCCATCTATCAATTCCTGCCTGCCGGGGACATCCAGAAAGCCAGAACGATTCTCAAACAGGTGTTCCAGACCGGAAAACCACAGGAGATGGAAACCGAAGGCGTCTCATCCTCAGGCCAGAAATACATCTACTCCTGTCGTATCGGAGCAATGGTCAGTGGCGGGATTACGATCGCAGCCATGGTCATCGCCACCGACATTACGCACCAGAAACTGGCCGAACAGGAACTGGTCCGACGCCGCGCAGAACTGGCACACCTCTCTCGTCTGTCGACGATGGGCGAACTTGCCGCCGAACTGTCACATGAACTCAATCAGCCGCTGGCTGCCATCAACAATTACACCAATGGCTGCATCCGCCGGATTCGTTCGGGCATTACATCACTCGATGATCTGATCGAACCACTCGAGGAAATGTCGCGTCAGGCTCAGCGCGCCAGCGAAACCATCAAACGCCTGCGGCGTCACGTGCAAAAAAGCGAAGTCGAACAAAAGATACTCGACATCAACCTGGTCATCGAAAATTCGATCGCCCTGCTCCAGCATGAGATTCAGCGGAACTTTATCAGCCTGCAACTGGAACTGAGCCCCAAACCACTGCGAACCATCGGCGATGCGATCCAGCTGGAACAGGTACTCGTGAATCTGCTGCTCAACGCCATTGAAGCCATGTCCGAACTGCCGCCCGAACAACGGAAACTGCTGATAGAATCGGATCTTCACATCAACGATAATCTTGTTATTTGCGTGACCGACAGCGGAATAGGTTTGAAAAAAGGTGAAGAAAATTCTATCTTCGAAACATTCTACACAACTAAACAAAAAGGCCTGGGCGTTGGTTTGTCCATCAGCCAGACCATTGTCGAAGCGCACGGGGGAAAACTTTACCCCCGTCGCAATAAACAGGGAACGAGCTTTTTCATTGAGCTTCCCTTAGTAAATGGAGATAAAAGTGGTGGTGGCTGA
- the surE gene encoding 5'/3'-nucleotidase SurE has translation MQILLTNDDGIHAPGLRSLRAALTQLGDVEVVAPLAEQSGVGLSITYLHPLMIHQEFEGEKHWGWAVAGSPADCVKLGILEFCSQKPDLIVSGINSGSNVGINVLYSGTVAGAIEGAFAGIPSIAVSAASSFSNDVKPDYDRWAEQSIPIIRQLMAQQETSADRLWNINFPETRPEWPCGVKWASLGVKRHFDVMEKRIDPRGRPYFWSGLDPIINHQLEAGTDIKELSEGYVTVTPLKYDITDHERLNSSDNTPGQNFDLPPA, from the coding sequence GTGCAAATCCTGTTAACCAACGACGATGGTATCCATGCCCCGGGTCTGCGGAGCCTGAGAGCCGCACTCACACAACTGGGAGACGTGGAAGTCGTCGCCCCCCTCGCTGAACAGAGTGGCGTCGGCTTGAGCATCACTTATCTGCACCCCCTGATGATACATCAGGAATTCGAGGGAGAAAAGCATTGGGGCTGGGCGGTCGCCGGCAGCCCCGCGGACTGCGTCAAACTCGGTATTCTCGAGTTCTGCTCACAGAAACCAGATCTGATCGTCAGCGGTATCAACTCTGGTTCGAATGTCGGCATCAATGTGCTTTACTCCGGTACGGTCGCGGGCGCCATCGAAGGTGCCTTCGCCGGGATCCCTTCAATTGCCGTCTCCGCAGCAAGCAGCTTCTCGAATGATGTCAAACCGGATTACGATCGCTGGGCCGAACAGAGCATCCCCATCATCCGTCAGTTAATGGCGCAGCAGGAGACATCCGCTGACCGTTTATGGAATATCAACTTTCCCGAAACCAGACCCGAATGGCCCTGCGGCGTCAAATGGGCCTCCCTGGGCGTCAAACGCCACTTTGATGTGATGGAAAAACGCATCGATCCTCGTGGACGTCCCTACTTCTGGAGTGGCCTGGATCCGATTATCAATCATCAGCTCGAAGCAGGTACCGATATTAAAGAGCTCTCGGAAGGCTACGTGACTGTCACGCCGCTTAAATATGATATTACCGACCATGAACGGCTTAACAGTTCCGATAATACACCGGGACAGAATTTCGATCTTCCCCCCGCTTAA
- a CDS encoding nucleotidyltransferase family protein, with protein sequence MTPRRLFAVIPAAGHSRRMGTHKLLLSLGGETVIQRLIHGLATPWITRTVIVARGGDEALASHLVGENVELVQPEVDPPDMKASVQVGLQWIETHYAPTAEDSWLLIPADHPVLKRTLIERLCEVWSQSDARILIPSFEGKKGHPAFFRWSVAREVFQLGAAQGINALWKEGSAAPVLWECEDPEILIDLDTPADLEAVRARYATDFE encoded by the coding sequence ATGACACCACGCAGACTGTTTGCGGTGATTCCAGCCGCGGGACACAGCCGGCGGATGGGAACGCATAAGCTGCTGCTCTCTCTGGGGGGAGAGACGGTCATTCAGAGGCTGATTCACGGATTGGCGACTCCCTGGATCACCCGCACGGTCATCGTGGCCCGTGGTGGAGATGAGGCGCTGGCGTCGCACCTGGTTGGAGAGAACGTGGAACTGGTGCAACCGGAGGTCGATCCGCCGGATATGAAAGCCAGTGTGCAGGTGGGACTGCAGTGGATTGAAACGCACTATGCACCCACCGCAGAAGACAGCTGGCTGCTCATTCCCGCAGACCATCCGGTGCTTAAACGGACGCTGATTGAGCGGCTATGCGAAGTCTGGTCGCAGAGTGATGCGCGGATTCTGATTCCTTCCTTTGAAGGGAAGAAAGGGCACCCCGCATTTTTTCGCTGGTCGGTGGCGCGCGAGGTCTTTCAACTGGGAGCCGCGCAGGGAATCAATGCGCTCTGGAAAGAGGGGAGTGCCGCGCCGGTGCTCTGGGAATGCGAGGATCCGGAGATATTAATCGACCTGGATACCCCCGCTGATCTGGAAGCGGTTCGCGCGCGTTATGCGACCGATTTTGAATGA
- a CDS encoding formyltransferase family protein — protein sequence MQVTITAVGPDNRGLADPIVHYVTGVGANIHEIQMYDHDSERLFAMLLRIDWPVDVEPIAVLRERIMQIGAQKGLTLRVWARDEHDRPPRIAICTTYRSEPAAAVLEAIKSGVIQAEPAVIIGNRDRCQSLATEHGLDFHNIGDERGNPNYDQMVSLFDSYEVDYVLLARYMRVLPPGICWSFAGGRIINLHHGLLPSYPGFQPYEDAFSHHMLTFGATIHFIIPELDAGNQIIHQNAFTVAPGTSLKEIKRIGETEHEPECLVEGVRRVVDREVELHFHRVVGMAGKN from the coding sequence ATGCAAGTTACTATCACAGCCGTCGGGCCGGACAATCGCGGATTAGCAGATCCCATCGTGCACTATGTGACCGGTGTGGGGGCCAATATTCATGAGATCCAGATGTATGACCATGATTCAGAACGCCTGTTTGCCATGCTGCTGCGTATCGACTGGCCCGTTGATGTGGAGCCGATCGCGGTGCTCCGGGAACGGATCATGCAGATCGGTGCGCAGAAGGGGCTGACCTTACGCGTCTGGGCGCGGGACGAGCACGATCGTCCTCCCCGGATCGCGATCTGTACGACTTATCGCAGTGAGCCTGCTGCAGCGGTTCTGGAAGCGATCAAGTCCGGCGTCATCCAGGCAGAGCCGGCAGTGATCATCGGCAACCGGGATCGTTGCCAGTCGCTGGCGACTGAGCATGGACTGGACTTTCATAACATCGGCGACGAGCGGGGGAACCCGAACTACGATCAGATGGTGTCGCTGTTCGATTCATACGAAGTTGACTACGTGCTCCTGGCCCGGTACATGCGGGTACTGCCCCCCGGGATCTGCTGGAGTTTCGCCGGCGGCCGCATCATCAATCTGCACCACGGCCTGCTCCCGTCCTATCCCGGGTTTCAACCTTATGAAGATGCTTTCAGCCATCATATGCTGACCTTTGGGGCCACGATTCATTTCATCATTCCGGAACTGGATGCGGGCAATCAGATCATTCATCAGAACGCGTTTACGGTAGCACCGGGAACTTCGCTGAAAGAGATCAAGCGGATCGGAGAGACCGAACATGAGCCCGAGTGCCTGGTCGAAGGAGTTCGCCGGGTCGTGGATCGCGAGGTGGAACTGCACTTTCATCGCGTCGTGGGGATGGCTGGGAAAAACTGA
- a CDS encoding uracil-DNA glycosylase, with amino-acid sequence MSKTKWNQLNRNITNCDLCDRLRTHCLKIAAEKRKAFLDWDYWGKPVPNFGDSQAELLIVGLAPAAHGANRTGRMFTGDRSGDWLYRALHKAGFATQPEAVSSDDGLELINCAITATCHCAPPANKPTREEIENCHPWLEETVDMLPVKVFLALGQIGWKAVLDFKKRQDRLPGKRPAFGHGAAYQFPDGHWLVGSYHPSQQNTFTGRLTEPMFDDVFKLVKSKLKD; translated from the coding sequence ATGTCAAAAACCAAGTGGAACCAGTTAAACCGGAATATCACCAATTGCGACCTCTGCGATCGTCTGCGGACCCATTGTCTGAAAATCGCGGCTGAAAAACGGAAAGCATTTCTCGACTGGGACTACTGGGGCAAACCGGTCCCCAATTTTGGTGATTCACAGGCCGAACTGCTGATTGTCGGCCTGGCCCCCGCAGCCCATGGTGCCAACCGGACCGGCCGCATGTTTACCGGCGATCGCAGTGGGGACTGGCTATACCGCGCCCTGCATAAAGCTGGCTTTGCGACGCAGCCCGAAGCGGTCAGCAGTGATGACGGACTGGAACTGATCAACTGCGCGATCACCGCCACCTGCCACTGTGCACCTCCCGCAAATAAACCGACGCGCGAAGAGATTGAAAACTGTCACCCCTGGCTGGAAGAGACAGTCGACATGCTACCCGTCAAAGTCTTTCTCGCTCTGGGACAGATCGGCTGGAAAGCGGTCCTCGACTTCAAAAAACGCCAGGACAGACTGCCGGGCAAACGACCTGCCTTCGGACACGGAGCCGCGTATCAGTTTCCTGACGGTCACTGGCTCGTTGGCAGTTATCATCCCAGCCAGCAGAATACGTTTACCGGCCGACTCACAGAGCCGATGTTTGACGACGTTTTCAAACTGGTCAAATCAAAACTGAAAGACTGA
- a CDS encoding SMP-30/gluconolactonase/LRE family protein, whose protein sequence is MKQFALALLSVLFVQITLSAEESVIDTSSPLETIATEFELADGPAWDGRGTLYFPDVKAGKLYRYQPRTGKVQVFLNDAGRISASFYDHGKLYLSDNGNSQISVLEGKQKKRINGQPNDVKPPRRPNDLVVDQTGGIYYTLTGPGEVIWISPEGKQSVAIKEIKTPNGITLSPDGQTLYVAAYVPKEIWAYEVTKPGEVKNGRLFAKMDDGPDKGADGMTIDRAGNVYCAGAADIWIWNPEGKLLGKIHTPTRPINCTFGDQDMRSLYITGFGGLYRQRMNAYGCMPEPEVSANSGNRPSTVVPDSVTPHLNVVYGQAGPRKLLADIFVPQTGKGPFPAVVVVHGGGWLNGDKTKFRALAIALAERGYVTMAVGYRLGHEAKFPAGIQDCNAAVRFLRAEAAKYHVNPQQIGAVGGSAGGHLVGLMAAAPHVKALQGDAGYADRSSQLQAAIVMAGPMMMASGSVAERSRKDPKKSNSNQWLGKTIDEAPELYELSDAYLHLSRQTPPLLFMTGEFDNPERNAPSRVKLKTAGVPTGIKVYPKGKHGCWNQLPWFNDMVADMDQFFQQHLQQ, encoded by the coding sequence ATGAAACAGTTCGCCCTTGCCCTGCTCTCTGTACTTTTCGTGCAGATCACGCTCTCTGCTGAAGAATCTGTCATCGATACGTCGTCCCCGCTGGAGACGATTGCGACCGAATTCGAACTCGCCGATGGTCCTGCCTGGGATGGACGCGGCACACTGTACTTCCCCGATGTTAAAGCAGGCAAGCTGTATCGCTACCAGCCCCGCACCGGTAAAGTCCAGGTCTTCCTGAACGACGCCGGCCGGATCAGTGCCAGCTTTTATGATCATGGCAAACTCTACCTCTCAGATAACGGCAACAGCCAGATCTCAGTTCTGGAAGGCAAACAGAAAAAACGCATCAATGGTCAGCCGAATGATGTCAAGCCGCCCCGTCGTCCGAACGATCTGGTCGTCGATCAGACCGGGGGAATCTACTACACTCTCACCGGCCCGGGTGAAGTCATCTGGATTTCACCGGAAGGCAAACAGTCGGTCGCCATTAAAGAGATCAAAACGCCTAACGGAATCACCCTCTCTCCCGATGGTCAGACACTCTATGTCGCTGCATACGTCCCCAAAGAGATCTGGGCTTACGAGGTAACGAAGCCGGGCGAAGTCAAAAACGGACGCCTGTTTGCCAAAATGGACGATGGCCCCGACAAGGGAGCCGACGGGATGACCATCGACCGCGCCGGGAACGTCTACTGCGCCGGTGCTGCCGACATCTGGATCTGGAATCCTGAGGGCAAACTGCTCGGAAAAATTCACACGCCCACCCGCCCCATCAACTGCACTTTCGGCGATCAGGACATGCGGTCGCTCTACATCACCGGCTTTGGTGGACTCTATCGTCAGCGCATGAACGCCTATGGCTGCATGCCCGAACCGGAAGTTTCGGCCAATAGCGGTAACCGCCCCTCCACGGTCGTACCAGATTCAGTCACGCCTCACTTGAATGTTGTCTACGGTCAGGCTGGACCGCGCAAGCTGCTCGCAGATATTTTTGTACCCCAGACCGGTAAAGGTCCTTTCCCGGCAGTCGTTGTCGTACACGGCGGCGGCTGGCTCAACGGTGATAAAACCAAGTTCCGGGCCCTGGCGATCGCCCTGGCTGAACGGGGTTATGTCACGATGGCCGTCGGTTATCGACTGGGACATGAAGCAAAGTTCCCCGCCGGAATTCAGGACTGTAACGCTGCCGTCCGTTTTCTCAGAGCGGAAGCCGCTAAGTACCACGTCAATCCTCAGCAGATCGGTGCCGTCGGCGGTTCCGCAGGCGGACATCTGGTCGGGCTGATGGCAGCGGCCCCACACGTCAAAGCGCTCCAGGGTGATGCCGGCTATGCTGACCGGTCTTCTCAATTACAGGCCGCCATCGTGATGGCAGGGCCGATGATGATGGCCTCCGGTTCGGTCGCCGAACGTTCGCGCAAGGACCCAAAGAAATCCAATTCCAATCAGTGGCTGGGCAAAACGATTGATGAAGCACCCGAGCTTTACGAACTCAGCGATGCCTACCTGCATCTTTCCCGGCAGACGCCACCACTGCTGTTTATGACCGGGGAATTTGACAACCCCGAACGCAACGCCCCCTCACGGGTAAAGCTCAAAACAGCCGGGGTTCCGACAGGCATTAAGGTCTACCCCAAGGGTAAGCACGGCTGCTGGAACCAGCTTCCCTGGTTTAATGACATGGTCGCCGATATGGACCAGTTCTTCCAGCAGCATCTGCAGCAGTAA
- a CDS encoding NUDIX hydrolase: MSETDQTLIETRFLRLIKRGRWEFVQRANASGVVCLFPLTRDYRVILVEQFRPPVNSPVIEFPAGLAGDIAGQEDELLETAALRELEEETGYAAGRIMSLGSTVSSAGLTDEAVHFFLALDLEQVAEGGGDESENITVHSVPFAEVEDWLKAAEARGCLLDARIYAGLYFLSKHVPTTT, translated from the coding sequence ATGAGTGAGACCGACCAGACTTTGATCGAAACCCGTTTTTTGAGGTTGATCAAGCGGGGACGCTGGGAATTTGTGCAACGTGCCAATGCGTCAGGAGTGGTCTGCCTGTTCCCGTTGACCCGGGATTACCGGGTGATTCTGGTCGAACAGTTTCGTCCTCCCGTGAATTCCCCGGTGATTGAATTCCCGGCGGGACTGGCGGGGGACATCGCAGGTCAGGAAGACGAACTGCTGGAAACCGCGGCACTCCGGGAACTGGAAGAAGAGACCGGTTATGCAGCGGGGCGAATCATGTCACTCGGTTCGACAGTCTCTTCGGCCGGCCTGACCGATGAAGCGGTTCATTTTTTCCTGGCCCTCGATCTGGAGCAGGTCGCAGAGGGAGGCGGCGATGAATCGGAGAATATCACCGTGCATTCCGTGCCGTTCGCGGAAGTCGAAGACTGGCTCAAAGCGGCAGAAGCACGCGGCTGTCTGCTCGATGCCCGAATTTACGCAGGCCTGTATTTTCTCTCCAAACATGTGCCGACGACTACCTGA
- a CDS encoding aminotransferase class I/II-fold pyridoxal phosphate-dependent enzyme — protein sequence MSEEWIADRMHLIDASGIRKVFDLAANMKNPINLSIGQPHFDTPDEIKDALCQAVRDGKNAYSQTQGIAPLIEKIQTRVDEMYHHEDRQVFISSGTSGALMLVLNALVNPGDEVIVFDPYFVMYTHLTRVVGGKPVFVETYPDFRIDVEKVRAAITDKTKLILFNSPSNPTGHVASEEEVRALAELAAEKNIALVSDEIYRSFCYDDPFVSPAAYNEKVIVIDGMSKSHSMTGHRLGFVHGPKAVTQQMIKLQQYTFVCAPHPVQWAGLAALDYDISGRVEEYKEKRDLMLDLLSDRFEIAGAQGAFYMFVKAPWGTGTEFCTEAIKNNLLIIPGNVFSNQDTHFRISYAQENPVLEAGAEILNRLADRKG from the coding sequence ATGAGTGAAGAATGGATAGCCGACCGGATGCACCTGATTGACGCCTCCGGAATTCGCAAGGTGTTTGACCTGGCGGCGAACATGAAAAATCCGATCAACCTGAGCATCGGGCAGCCCCACTTTGATACTCCTGATGAGATCAAAGACGCGCTCTGCCAGGCAGTCCGGGATGGGAAAAATGCTTACAGCCAGACACAGGGGATCGCCCCGCTGATCGAAAAGATCCAGACGCGGGTAGATGAGATGTATCATCACGAGGATCGCCAGGTCTTTATTTCCAGCGGCACCAGCGGTGCATTGATGCTGGTGTTGAATGCCCTGGTCAATCCGGGCGATGAAGTCATCGTGTTCGATCCTTACTTCGTGATGTATACGCATCTGACCCGCGTGGTGGGGGGCAAACCGGTGTTTGTGGAGACTTACCCGGATTTCAGGATCGACGTGGAAAAAGTCCGGGCTGCGATCACCGACAAGACGAAGCTGATCCTGTTTAACAGTCCGAGCAATCCGACCGGGCACGTGGCCTCGGAAGAAGAAGTGCGGGCCCTGGCGGAATTGGCGGCGGAAAAAAACATCGCGCTGGTCAGCGACGAGATCTATCGTTCCTTCTGTTATGACGATCCGTTCGTGAGCCCGGCTGCTTATAATGAGAAGGTGATCGTAATCGACGGGATGAGTAAGTCGCATTCGATGACCGGCCATCGGCTGGGCTTCGTGCATGGTCCCAAAGCCGTGACGCAGCAGATGATCAAGCTGCAGCAATACACGTTCGTCTGTGCCCCGCATCCGGTGCAGTGGGCTGGTCTGGCGGCGCTGGACTACGACATCTCGGGACGCGTGGAAGAATATAAGGAAAAGCGGGACCTGATGCTGGATCTGCTCTCGGACCGGTTCGAAATCGCCGGTGCCCAGGGGGCGTTCTATATGTTCGTCAAAGCTCCATGGGGAACGGGGACCGAATTCTGCACCGAAGCGATCAAGAACAACCTGCTGATCATACCGGGTAATGTGTTCAGTAATCAGGATACACATTTCCGGATCTCCTATGCCCAGGAAAATCCGGTTCTGGAAGCCGGGGCGGAAATTCTGAATCGGCTGGCAGACCGCAAGGGCTGA
- a CDS encoding serine/threonine-protein kinase: MPSDQPQKNGPGAPAGSAREKSSPRSAELQGGESAPLARLDDSDLSEDTVYQPGTTPQTGKKQTESVNLVGRQLGDFKILRRLGQGGMATVYLAEQVSLKREAAIKVMHSELMSDETHIRRFEREAKAAAGLTHPNIVQVYMTGDFEGTHYIAQEYVRGSNLKEYLARNAPPDCALILKIMRQVTAALHAAAEKGIVHRDIKPENIMITSRKLIKVADFGLAQIAQSEERVHLTQVGTTMGTPLYMSPEQVNGKALDQRSDIYSLGVTCYHLICGRPPFHGETALSIAVKHLNEAAPSLKKRRPDLPEELCDLVHRMMEKDPNKRPANATELMQEIRKIPEQSSSSETRDWRSRLPFQGNQGLQKQIAAFVLASLCLGGVAAAVGWVNRPGNPLDAPVVNAEGQASGSAVAIGKEASAMLQYLRAMRMKDNINSEDGWKAVIEYYPENEIYKPLAQIRLGLLMLKGGRYAEARPIFEELVASGQARYQTNGYAGLMALESLEGNPINSQNTWENHVRDHLDDLDREMFEIAYLTLTRNQSAPGVTQNDDYRKLFEQMNNEGEELLNP; encoded by the coding sequence ATGCCTTCCGATCAACCGCAGAAAAACGGTCCTGGGGCTCCCGCCGGATCCGCACGCGAAAAGTCTTCTCCCCGCTCTGCTGAACTGCAGGGAGGGGAATCCGCTCCGCTTGCGCGCCTGGATGACTCCGATCTGAGTGAGGACACGGTTTATCAACCGGGGACGACGCCTCAAACGGGTAAAAAGCAGACTGAATCGGTCAATCTTGTTGGCAGGCAGCTGGGTGATTTCAAAATCCTGCGTCGCCTCGGACAGGGGGGAATGGCCACCGTGTATCTGGCTGAACAGGTCTCGCTGAAACGCGAAGCCGCCATCAAGGTGATGCACAGCGAACTGATGAGTGATGAGACCCACATCAGGCGTTTCGAACGCGAGGCAAAAGCGGCCGCGGGGCTCACCCACCCGAATATCGTCCAGGTTTATATGACGGGCGATTTCGAGGGAACGCATTATATTGCCCAGGAATACGTGCGGGGGAGCAATCTCAAGGAATATCTGGCCCGCAACGCCCCCCCCGATTGTGCGCTGATCCTTAAAATCATGCGACAGGTGACGGCGGCCCTGCATGCCGCTGCAGAGAAGGGGATCGTGCATCGGGATATCAAACCCGAGAACATCATGATCACGTCCCGCAAGCTGATCAAGGTGGCCGATTTCGGGCTGGCCCAGATTGCCCAGTCTGAAGAGCGGGTCCATCTGACCCAGGTCGGCACTACAATGGGGACGCCGCTGTATATGAGTCCGGAGCAGGTCAACGGCAAGGCTCTCGACCAGCGGAGCGATATCTATTCGCTGGGTGTGACCTGTTACCATTTGATCTGTGGACGGCCCCCCTTTCACGGGGAAACGGCCCTTTCGATCGCCGTGAAGCATCTGAATGAAGCAGCCCCATCACTGAAGAAGCGCCGACCCGACCTGCCGGAAGAGCTCTGCGATCTCGTGCATCGCATGATGGAGAAAGATCCGAACAAACGTCCGGCCAACGCCACCGAGCTGATGCAGGAAATCCGCAAGATTCCGGAGCAGTCCTCCAGCAGCGAAACACGCGACTGGCGGTCCCGACTGCCGTTCCAGGGAAATCAGGGGTTACAGAAACAAATTGCCGCGTTTGTGCTGGCTTCACTCTGTCTGGGAGGCGTTGCCGCCGCCGTGGGCTGGGTGAATCGCCCCGGGAATCCCCTGGACGCGCCAGTTGTTAATGCTGAGGGCCAGGCCAGTGGTTCTGCGGTGGCGATTGGTAAAGAGGCCTCCGCCATGCTGCAGTATCTGCGGGCCATGCGGATGAAGGATAACATCAACAGCGAAGATGGCTGGAAAGCGGTGATTGAGTATTACCCGGAGAATGAAATCTACAAGCCTCTGGCACAGATTCGACTGGGGCTGTTAATGCTCAAGGGGGGACGGTATGCCGAAGCCCGGCCGATTTTTGAGGAACTGGTGGCATCCGGTCAGGCCCGTTATCAGACGAATGGCTACGCCGGACTGATGGCTCTGGAAAGTCTGGAAGGGAACCCCATCAACTCACAAAACACCTGGGAAAATCACGTTCGCGATCATCTGGATGATCTGGACCGGGAAATGTTTGAGATTGCTTATCTGACCCTGACTCGCAACCAGAGTGCTCCCGGCGTTACCCAGAATGATGATTACCGGAAGCTGTTCGAACAGATGAATAACGAAGGTGAAGAACTGCTCAATCCCTGA